From a region of the Gavia stellata isolate bGavSte3 chromosome 32, bGavSte3.hap2, whole genome shotgun sequence genome:
- the SIRT6 gene encoding NAD-dependent protein deacylase sirtuin-6 — protein sequence MAVNYAAGLSPYSDKGKCGLPEIFDPPEELERKVQELADLIRSSSNVVFHTGAGISTASGIPDFRGPNGVWTMEEKGLSPKFDTTFENAKPSKTHMALLGLQRVGILKFLVSQNVDGLHVRSGFPRDKLAELHGNMFVEECVKCGKQYVRDAVVGSMGLKPTGRLCSVTKARGLRACRGKLRDTILDWEDSLPDRDLTLADEACRKADLSITLGTSLQIKPSGNLPLITKKRGGKLVIVNLQATKHDRQADLRIHAYVDDVMTKLMKHLGLEVPEWTGPVVVESAELTKPEQLLKFDPGVRELLKEEPLSQHNGTSGLCPDLGTTLVEHRDSLKQECPSPDTGPTTVKKMKVEPLLT from the exons aTGGCGGTGAATTACGCGGCCGGGCTCTCGCCGTACTCGGACAAGGGCAAGTGCGGCCTCCCCGAG ATTTTTGACCCGCCGGAGGAACTGGAGAGGAAGGTGCAGGAGCTGGCGGACTTGATCAGGAGTTCCTCCAATGTGGTGTTTCACACGGGGGCTGGAATCAGCACCGCCTCGGGGATTCCCGACTTCAG GGGGCCCAATGGTGTCTGGACTATGGAAGAGAAGGGGCTCTCCCCAAAATTTGACACCACCTTTGAGAATGCCAAGCCCTCCAAGACTCACATggcgctgctggggctgcagagagTCGGCATCCTGAAATTCCTGGTCAGCCAGAATGTGGACGGCCTTCACGTGCGTTCAGGATTCCCACG GGACAAGTTGGCTGAGCTCCACGGGAACATGTTTGTGGAAGAGTGCGTGAAATGCGGCAA GCAGTATGTGCGGGATGCTGTCGTGGGCAGCATGGGGCTGAAGCCAACGGGCAGGCTGTGCAGCGTCACCAAAGCCCGGGGGCTGCGCGCCTGCAG AGGGAAGTTAAGAGACACCATTCTGGACTGGGAAGATTCCCTGCCTGACCGCGACCTCACGCTGGCGGACGAAGCCTGCAG GAAAGCTGATCTCTCCATCACTCTGGGGACCTCTCTGCAGATCAAACCCAGTGGCAATCTCCCGCTGATCACgaagaagagaggagggaagcTGGTCATAGTCAACCTACAAGCAACCAAACAC GACAGACAGGCCGACCTGCGCATCCACGCCTACGTTGATGATGTCATGACGAAGCTGATGAAGCACTTAGGGCTGGAGGTCCCGGAGTGGACAGGGCCAGTGGTGGTGGAAAGCGCTGAGCTCACGAAGCCTGAACAGCTCCTCAAATTTGACCCCGGCGTTCGTGAGCTGCTGAAGGAGGAGCCCCTCTCCCAGCACAACGGCACGAGCGGGCTGTGCCCTGACCTTGGGACCACGCTGGTGGAGCACCGTGACAGTCTGAAGCAGGAGTGTCCCAGCCCAGACACGGGGCCAACGACGgtgaagaagatgaaggtggAGCCTCTCCTCACCTGA